From the genome of Haloplanus vescus:
GGGAATCCACCTCGAAGACGCGAAGCGAGTCGACGACCAGTGGCGCGTCGCCGGCGAGAACGGGATGCCAGTCGTCGTGACCGGGAAGGGCGAGACGATGCAGGCCGCCCGAGAGCAGGCGTACGGCCGACTCGACGACATCGTGATGCCGAACCTGTACTACCGCGACGACATCGGCGAGCGATGGATCGACGGCGACGGCGACCGCTTGCTCGCGTGGGGGTATCTGGGTCCCTGAAGCCACCACGGCGTCAGCGCGATGGCGGCCGGCGGAACTCCACGACGACTTCCGTGCCCCGCGGGTCGTTGTCGCGAGCGCGGACGTCGCCGCCGTAGTGGTTCATCACCGTCTTCACGAGTGCGATGCCCCGGCCCTCGCCGGATTCGATGGCCGAGTCGAAGAGGGTCGCCTTCACCTCGTCGCGCATGCCAGGGCCGTCGTCGACGATGTGGACCGACACCGTCCGCGGGTGGCGGTCGGCGCGGATGGTGACGGACGGCGACTCGGCGTCGTTGTGTTCGACGGCGTTCTGGATGAGGTTCGCGAAGACGGCAGAGACGGCGCCGGTCGCCTGCACGTACAGTTCCGGAGGGATATCCACGTCGAACGTCGCCGACTCGTGGGTTTCGCGGGCGTGTTCGACTTCGCGGAGGATGACGGTCGAGATGTCGAGCGCCGTCGGCGTGTGCTCGCCCGAGAAGAGGTCGGCCAGTTCTTTCATGTCGTCGATGAGCGACGCGATGGCGGCGCTCCGGCGTTCGATGGGGTCGAGATACCTCGACTCGTCAGTGCGGTCGGCAAGCAGGTCCGTGTAGCCCTGAATCACCTGCGCAGCGTTCAACACGTTGTGTCGGAGGTGGCTGTTCAGGAAGACGAGGGCGTCGCGGCGGTGGTCGGCTTCTCGTGCCGCGAGTGTCGCTCGAGCGTAGTAAATCCCGGCGACGCCGCCGCCGATGCCCCCACCCGACGCCATGACGACGAGGGTCAGCGCCGCGCCGTCGACGACCTGTCCCTCGGCGAGGCGGATACCTATCGTCAGCGCGGCGAGCGCGCCGAATCCGGCCATCCCGCCGAGACACCAGCGGGCGACGGTCCACGTGTCGGCAACGGGGAGGTCGCTGTTTGCGAGCCAGCGACCCAGTCCGAACAGGCCGGCCGAGAGCGAGAGACAGAGGCCGAGAGCGACGACGGGGAAGACGCCGACGCCCAACGTTTCGATATCGCGAAGGAACTGCGCGACGGCGACGACGGCCACCAACCCACCGAGGACGGCAATCAGCGACGGTGCGTGACCGGCGAGTCGTCGTTCCCACGCCGGTACGTCCATGCCCCGAAATCGGTAAGCTCCTACAAAACGGTTGGCCATATCGTTTCTATTCGGTGACGGGAGGGCGAGTCGAGAGCCGAGAGTATACCTGTCTGGGGGCCGACTCGCGACTATGACCGCGCCGACGCCGACGGACCGCAATCGCCTCAACGAGGAGGCCAGCCCCTATCTCGAACAGCACGCCGACAACCCCGTCAACTGGCAGCCGTGGGACGAGACAGCGCTCCAGGCCGCGCGCGAACACGACGTGCCCATCTTCCTCTCTGTCGGCTACGCCGCCTGTCACTGGTGTCACGTCATGGAGTCCGAGAGCTTCCAAGACGAGGAGGTGGCGACCGTTCTCAACGAGCAGTTCGTCCCCATCAAGGTCGACCGCGAGGAGCGACCGGACGTCGACAGCGTCTACCAGACCATCTGCCAACTCGTCTCCGGCGGCGGCGGGTGGCCCCTCTCCGTCTTCCTCACGCCCGAGGGCAAACCCTTCTACGTCGGGACGTACTTCCCGCGAGAGCCACAGCGTGGCCGCCCCGGCTTCCTGCAGTTGCTGAAAGACATCACGAAGTCGTGGCAGACGGACCGCGAGGAGATAGAGACTCGGGCGGACGAGTGGACCAAGGCCATCACGGACGAACTCGAATCGACGCCGGAGTCGGTGGGCGAGCCACCCGAGTCCGACCTCTTGGAGTCGGCGACGGCGGCGGTGGTGCGGAGCGCCGACCGCACGCACGGCGGGTTCGGCACCGGCGGCGGCCCGAAGTTCCCCCAGCCCCGACGCCTCGACCTCTTGCTTCGGGCGGCGACGCTCGACGGCGACGACACGTCCGCGACGGTGGCGGGCGAGACGTTAGACGCCATGGCCACCGGCGGCCTCTACGACCACGTCGGCGGCGGCTTCCATCGCTACGCCACTGACCAGGAATGGACGGTCCCGCACTTCGAGAAGATGCTCTACGACAACGCGGAGATTCCGCGCGTCTACTTCGAGGCGGCCCAAATGATGGACGCGGACCGCTACGCCCGCGTCGCCACGGAGACGGTGGCCTTCCTCGAACGCGAACTCCAGCACCCAGAGGGTGGCTTCTACAGCACGCTCGACGCCCAGAGCGAGACGCCGCCGTCCCGCCTCAACGAGGGCGACGACCCCGAAGACGAGGAGGGCGCGTTCTACGTCTGGACGCCCGAGGAGGTGCGCGAGGCGATGGGCGAGGAGCCAATCGACGGCGTCGACGCCGAGACGGCGGCGGACCTGTTCTGTGACCGCTACGGCGTCGAGACCGGCGGCAACTTCGAGGGGGGCACGACGGTCCTCACCGTCGCGATGGGGTACGACGAACTCGCCGAGGCGCACGACTTGTCGGTCGAGACGGTCGAACGCACGCTGATGACCGCCCGGACGCGAGCGTTCGACGCCCGGTCGTCGCGCCCGCGCCCCGCCCGCGACGAGAAGATACTCGCGGGGTGGAACGGCCTCGCCATCTCCGCCATCGCCACGGGGGCGCGCACGCTCGACCCGGCGCTCGTCGACACCGCGACGGACGCACTCTCCTTCGTCCGCGACACCCTCTGGGACGCGGAGGATGAACGGCTGTTCCGACGGTTCAAGGGCGGCGACGTGCAGGTGGACGGCTACCTCGACGACTACGCCTTCCTCGCGCGAGGCGCCTTCGACTGCTATCAGGTGACGGGCGAGGTGAGCCATCTCGCGTTCGCGCTCGACTTGGCGCGGGTGATTCGGGAGGAGTTCTGGGACGCGGAGGCGGGGACGCTCTACTACACGCCAGCGAGCGGCGAGGGACTGGTGACGCGACCACAGGAGTTGACCGACCAGTCGACGCCGTCGAGTCTCGGCGCCGCCGCGGAACTGTTCGACGAACTCGCGCTCTTCGCCCCGGACGAGGGATTCGACGAGATAGCCGAGGACCTACTGGCGACCCACGCCGACCGGATTCGGAGCGGCCCGCTCGAACACGCGTCGCTCGTCCTCGCGGCCGACGCCCACACTCGCGGCCCGGTCGAACTGACGCTCGCCGCCGACGAGATTCCGGCGTCGTGGCGAGAGACGCTGGCCGATACACCGCTCCCGACGGGCGTCGTCGCACCTCGTCCGGCGAGTGACGACGACCTGACGGCGTGGCTGGACGAACTCGGACTGGACGAGGCGCCGCCCATCTGGGCGAATCGCGACGCAGAAGACGGACAGCCGACGGCCTACGTCTGCCGTGACTTCACGTGTTCGCCGCCCCAGACGGACCTGGACGCGGCGCTCGACTGGTTTAATTAGGCCGTCGACTCGGCGGCAATCTTGTCGGCGAGGTGGGCGGCGATGCCCTCCGGTTCCTCCTCGACGAATCGGGCAATCTCCTCGCCGTCTCGCTCGACAACGACGGTGGGGATGAACTCGATGCCGTACGCCTCGACGCCCTCGCCCTGTTTGTCCTCGTCGAGCGCGAATTCCTCGATTCGGTCGTCGGGGACGCCCGCGGCGTCGAGAGCGGCCGCGAACGTCGGGAGCTGGTCTTGGCAGTCACCGCACCAGTCGCCACCCCAGACGAGGTAGGTCAGGCCCTCGCGCCCGAGGGCGTCGAGAACGTCGTCGCTGCCGCTCCACTCGCCAGTCGGCTCCATCGTTTCCAGAGACATGCGCGTCACTACCACGCCCGGGGGTTTAACCCTCGCGTTCGCGCGGCTACCGAGTCGCTGGCTATTCCTACCCGGCGCCCCCTCTCCCGACAGCGAGATGGTCGAGGAACCAGCGGACAACCCGTACGTACACGCCCCGGACACGTCATTCACGCCGGTCGAGGAACTGGACGCGTCGGCGGCCCGCGAGCAGGTGTCGCAGTTGCGCGCGGCGGTCGAGTATCACGACTACCGCTACTACGTCGAGAACGACCCCGTCGTCTCGGACGCCGCCTACGACGCGCTGTTCGCGCGGTTGGACCGCCTCGAAGACGCCTTCGACCTGCACGACGAGAACTCGCCGACCCAGCGTGTGGGCGGCGAACCGCTGGACGAACTGGAGACGGTCGACCACGTCGCGCCCCTCCTGAGCCTACAGTCGTCGGGCGAGCGCGAGGAGATTCGAGAGTTCGACCGTCGCATCCGCGAGGCGGTGGGCGACGTGGACTACTCCGCGGAGCCGAAGTTCGACGGGTTCTCCGTCGAGGTGGTGTACGAAGACGGCGCCTTCGAGCGAGCGGTCACCCGCGGCGACGGCCAGCAAGGTGAAGACGTCTCCGCGAACGTCCGGACCATCGGGAGCGTCCCACTCCACCTGCCGGCGTCGGCGCCGGACTCCCTCGCCGTCCGGGGCGAGGTGTACATGCCCCGGACGGGCTTTCAGGAACTGAACGAGCGCCGTGTCCAACGCGGCGACGACCCCTTCGCCAACCCCCGCAACGCGGCGGCGGGGACGGTCCGCCTGCTCGATCCCGAGACGGTCGCCGACCGACCGCTCGACGCCTTCTTCTACGACGTCATCGACACGTCCGCCGACCTCGGCTCGCAGACGGAAGCGTTCGACTTACTCCGTGACTTGGGCTTTCGCGTCAACGACGAGACGACCGTCGTCGACGACGTGGACGCCGTCCTCGACTACCGCGACCGCCTCATGGCCGAGCGCGACGACTTGGAGTACGAAATCGACGGCATCGTCGCCAAGGTGGTCGACTTCGACGCGCGCGAGCAGTTGGGGTCGACCGCCCGCCACCCCCGGTGGGCGTTCGCGTACAAGTTCCCCGCGCGGACGGGACGAACGACCGTGGAGCGAATCGTCGTCCAAGTCGGGCGAACGGGGAAGCTGACGCCGGTCGTCCTCCTCGAACCCGTGGACGTACAGGGCGTGACCATCAGTCGGGCGACGCTCCACAACGCCGGCCAAGCCCGCGAACTGGGCGTCACCGAGGGTGCGAGCGTCGAAATCGAGCGAGCGGGCGACGTGATTCCCGAAGTCGTCGAGGTGGTCGAGGGCGGCGAGGTTGGCGCTTTCGAGATGCCCGACACCTGCCCCGTCTGTGACAGCGAGGTGGTGCAAGAGGGCGAACACCACTTCTGTACGAACGCGTCGTGTCCCGCGCAGTTGCGGCGCTCGCTCGAACACTTCTGCTCGCGCGACGCGATGGATATCGAGGGACTCGGGGCGGAGGCCGCCGACCAGTTGGTCGACGCCGGACTGGTCGAGTCGCCCGCGGACCTCTACGACCTCAACCGTGACGAGTTGGTCGCGCTTGAGGGGTGGGGCGAACGCTCCGCGGGGAACCTCCTCGATGAACTCGACGCGAGCACGGACGTGGCGCTGGCGACGTTCGTCTACGCCCTCGGCATTCGGCACGTCGGCACCGAGCGAGCGCGGGCGCTCGCGGGCGCGTTCTCGCTCGACGCGTTGCTGGACGCGAGCGTCGAGGACCTGCAGGCCGTCGAGGACGTTGGCCCCGAGGTGGCCGAGGCCGTCGTCTCCTTCTTCGACATCGAGTCGAACGTCGAGATGGTCGAGCGACTCCTCGATGCGGGCGTCACCCCCGAGCGCCGCGACAGGGGGGAGGAACTGGAGGGACTGACGCTCGTGTTCACGGGGAGCGTCCCCGGCTACACCCGCGCCGAGTTGACAGAGCTCCTCGAAACCCACGGCGCGAACGTCACGTCGTCGGTCAGCGGCGAGACGGACTACCTCGTCGTCGGCGAGAATCCGGGGGCACGAAAGCAGTCGCAGGCGGCCGAGGAGGGCGTGGCGACGCTCGACCCCGACGCGTTCGAGGAGCGGATTCTCTCGCAGCTGTAGCTCCAAACATTCACCACCGATTTAGGCGCCCGCCGCGAATCAGGTTCCATGTACGACAGCGTTCTCGACGCCATCGGCTCGCCGCTGGTGCAAATCGAGTCGCCGGCGGGCGCGACCGTCGCAGCGAAAATCGAGTCGAAGAATCCGGGCGGGTCCGCGAAGGACCGCCCGGCGCTGGCGATGGTCGAAGCCGCCGAGGAAGCGGGCGAACTCGAACCCGGCGACACCATCGTCGAACCCACGAGCGGGAACACGGGCATCGGGTTGGCCGTCGTCGGCGCCGCCAAGGGCTACGACGTGCGAATCGTGATGCCGGCCTCGAAGTCGCCGGAGCGCCGACAGATTATGAAAGCGTACGGCGCCGAACTCGAACTCGTCGACGGCGAGATGAATGAGGCGAAGGCGCGAGCGGACGAATTCGAAGCGGAGGGGATGGTCCAGATGCACCAGTTCGAGAACCCCGCGAACCCGCAGGCTCACTACGAGACGACGGGCGCCGAGATTATAGAGCAGACCGACCGCCCCGTCGACGCGCTGGTCTGTGGCGTCGGCACCGGCGGTACCATCTCGGGGACGGGGCGACGGCTGACAGAGGAATATCCCGACCTCTCGGTCGTCGGCGTCCAGCCCGAATCCAACCAGTTCCTGACCGGGAATCCGGGCGAGAACGACTTCCAGGGGATGGGTCCGGAGTTCATCGCTGACAACGTCGACATGGACCTGCTCGACGACGTGGAGAACGTCACGCTCGCCGACGCCGAAGCGGAGTGTCGGCGCCTCGCTCGCGAGGAGGGCATCCTCGTCGGGCAGTCGAGCGGCGCGTCGAGTCTCGGCGCGAAACGCGTCGCGGAGCGCCTGACCGAGACGCTCGACGACCCGCTTGTCGTGACCGTCTTCTGGGACAGCGGCGAGCGCTACATGTCGACGGGGCTGTTCGACGACGAGTAGTTACGCGCCGCCGAATTCGGCTTCCGTCACGCGGACGACGAGCGTGTCGTCCACGTCGCGGAGGTCGTACTCCGGGATGGTGCCCTCGACGCGCGTGGCGTACATCGGCTCGACGAGGTCGTCGCCGTCGATGCCGTGGATGCGGAGATAGGCGTCGGTCGCCTCGGGGTCGCAGTCGCCGTCGCGAATCCGCTCCGCGAGGTCACGGGAGAGCCACTCCTCGGTCGAGACGCTCGGCTCGCGGACGAGCGCGTAGTCGGCGAAGCGGACCAGATACCAGTTCAGGTCGTTCAGGAGGGAGACGGCCGCGCCGAGGCTGACGGTGTCGACGGCCACAGAATTGGCGAACGGCTCGTGGAGGTCGTAGGTGGCGAGCGCCGCCCGCGCCGTCTCCCGCGAGAGGAGTTCGTACCGGAGGTCGACGGCGTCGTCACCGACGAGACACACCTGCGTCACGGGTACACAGTCGGCGCGGGGGCCTAAAGCGATTCGGGGTCGACGAGTCGCCGGTCGTCGACGGCGGCGGCCGCACGGTCGAGGAAGTCGTCCGGTTCGGCTGCTTCGACGGCCTCCAGCGTCGCGCCCGTCTCGGGGAAGGGCGGGTCGAGGCGTTCACAGCCGACGGGGACCGACGAGTCCTCGTGGGTCCCGATGGCCCGCGCCCGTTCGAGAACGTCGGGCTTGTCCCACGCGATTAGCGGGCGATGCACGGGCAGGTCGACCGCCGCGTCGGTCGCGGCGAGGTTGGCGGCCGTCTGACTCGACTTCTGTCCCAGCGCCTCACCCGTGACGATGCCGACGGCGCCCTCGCGTTCGGCGACGGTTTCGGCGATGCGGAGGAGCGCCCGCCGCCACGAGAGCATCCGCGTGTCGTTGACTGACTCGACCAGCGTCTCGGCGAGGGGGCCGCCGGGGACGACGTGTACCCGGAAGTCGAAGTTCGGCGCGTACGCGGCGAGGCGACCGACGGTGGCGACGGCCCGCGCCTCGTGGTCGGGGCCGCCGTAAACGCCGAGGTCGACGTACACGGGGACGATTGGCGCCCCGCGGCGCATCATCTCGTAGGCGGCGACGGGGGAGTCGTGCCCGCCGCTGACGAGGGCGACAAGGGGGTCCTGCGTGCCGAGGGGGAGGCCGCCCGGCCCCTCGTAGCTCGTCGCCGCGAGGTAGGCGTCGCCGTCGCGCACCTCGGCGTAGTAGGTTCGGTCGGGGGCGTCCAAATCGACGGTCGCGTCGGTGGCGTCGCCGACAGCGCTGCCCGCCTCGCGTTCGACATCGCGACTGGAGAAGTCGTGTTCGTCGGCTTCGCCGGCGCGGGTGGCGCGGACGGCGTAGGTGTCGACGGGTGAGGCGTCCCGGGCGAGAGCGGCGAGCGTCTCGCGGATGGCGTCGAGACGCGCGGGGCGGTGGACGACGGGGCGGGCCCAGACGACGCCCATCGCGTCGGCGGTGACCCGGGCGGCGCGGTCGGTGTCGGCGGGGTCGGCGGGGTGGACGACGATGCGGGCCCACTCTCGCTCGACCGTCGCGTCGACGCCGCGGGCGTCGAGGAGGGCGGCCACGTTGTCCCGGAGGCGGCGCGTCATCTTCCCGCGGACCTCGCGGCTCTTCGTGGCGAGTTCGCCGAAACTGGCGAGGACGGTCGTCGGGTGGGTGTCGGCCACGGTCACGAACCGTGTAGACCGCGGGCGTACTAGACTGGTTCGATTAGAAGGTGCGGATGTCGCCCTCGATGACGTCGCGGGTCACGTCCGTCACGGCGGCGAGTTCGCGGTCGACGATGGCCTCGACGTCGGCTTCGATGTCGGCGAGGGTGACGCTGTCGTCGGTGACGACGAAGCCGTCGGCGACGTGCGGGCGGTCGATAGGGCGGCCGATTTGGCTGAGGAGGCGCACGCGGAAATCGCGGATGCCGTCCACCTCTTCGACGACGGCCTCGGCGATGCGCGTGCTGAGCAGGTTGTAGATTTTGCCGATGTGGTTGACGGGGTTCTTACCGCTCGTGGCCTCCATGCTCATCGGTCGATTGGGGGTGATGAGGCCGTTCGCGCGGTTGCCGCGGCCGACGGAGCCGTCGTCGCCCTGTTCGGCGCTGGTGCCGGTCGTCGTCAGGTAGAGGCCGTCTTTCCCCTTGTCGGGATTGTCGGCGGTGTTGACCTCGACGCCGACCGTGCGGTCGGTCGAGGCTTCCGCGAGGTCCGTGACCGCTTCGCGGACGGACGCCACCGCGTCGTGGTAGTCGTCGGCGTCGTCGAGGTAGCGGTCGACCATCGCTGCCGCGACGGTGAGGTCGATGTGGTCGCCCTCGCGCTTGCCCATAATCTTCACGTCGGGGCCGAGTTCGGGGTGGTCCTCGGCGTAGGGGCCGTTGAGGTGTTCCTCGGCTTCGAGGACTATCTGTTCCGTCTCGGTCAGGGGGGCGTGTCCGACGCCGAAACTCGTGTCGTTGGCCATCGGGACGGCGGCGCCCTCCTCGCCGAAGACGGTCTGGAGGTCGCCGCTCCCCTCGCCGAGTCGGACGTCGACCACCACGTCGGTGCCGAAGTCCAGTTCCGGGACGGTTTCGGCGAGGTAGTCACGGGCGGCCGAGAGGGCCACCGAGTCGACGGGCAGGGTGTGTTCCGTGCCGTCCTCGTCCACGTAGTGTCGGGTCGCGCGCCCGACGATGAGGACGTGAATCGGTTCGACGACTTCGCCGCCACCGAAGGCGGGCGTGGCGCTCCCCGCAGCCAACTGCGTCTCGTCCGTGTTGTAGTGCAGTACCTTGTCGACACGGTCGAGATAGAGTTTCGAAAGGGCACGCGAGACGTTCTCAGCGATGCCGTCACAGAGAGAGTCGGGATGTCCGATTCCCTTCCGCTCGACGATTTCCACCTCTTGGTCCTCGACCGCACGGCGGTCGACGGACTCGATACGAATGTTCCGATCGCTCATCGACGGTACTTCGCGCCACCGGGTGCTATAACTTGCGGAAACCTTTCGACGCAGAAGTATTACTCAGAGGAATTTAATAGTAGTCCGAGGTACGACGTGCGAATCTGGTCGTCGGGGTCGAGATTCAGGTCACGGAGGCGGTCGATGGCCTCGTTGCGGACGGTCTCGACCGCGTCTTCGGGCACTTCGCGTTCGATTTCGACGAACTCACCGAGGTCGTCGATAGTGTCGAGCGTGACCGTGAACTCGTCGAGCGCGTAGCGCTCCCGCTCCTTTTCGACCACCGCGGCGGGCGAGAAGCCGAGCGCTTCGAAGATGTCGTCGAGTCGGTCGGCGTCGTCGACGCCCGTCTCTATCTCGCGGCGCGTCTTCGAAGCTTCCTCGACGAGCGGTCCCTTGTACGTGACGCGGGTCGTCGACTCGTCGTCGTGGGTCTCGCGGCGGATGCGGAGCGCCTCGTCTGTCGCCGCGAAGTTGCGGTGGGGGGCGTCGTAGTAGGTGTCGACTTGGACGACGGTTTCGACGGCGTCGGCTCCGAGCGCCGCGAGTCGGTCGCGGACCGCGTCGTGACTCGCTCGGACCTTCAACTCGACTTCGTACATACCCGGGGGTCGTTGGCGGGCGACAAAAGCCCCGCGACGAGCGCCCGACAGGAAACGTGATTCTTAAGGGTCGCACGGGAGTTGTAGCCAGTATGAGTGACGAACAGGCCGAATCGGTCGATTCCGACGCGGCCGATGACCCCGAGGAGACAGCGACGGAGACCGAACCCGAGGCCGCGGAGTCCGGCCTTCAGGACGGCGATTTCGTCCGTATCGACTACACCGTCCGCACGGTCGACGACGACACCGTGGTCGACACGACCTACGAGGACGTCGCGGAAGAAGCCGGTATCGACGACGAGGACCACGAGTTCAGTCCGCGCATCATCGTCGTCGGCGCCGGCCACGTCTTCGAAGACGTCAACGAGGACCTCATCGGGA
Proteins encoded in this window:
- the ligA gene encoding NAD-dependent DNA ligase LigA, whose translation is MVEEPADNPYVHAPDTSFTPVEELDASAAREQVSQLRAAVEYHDYRYYVENDPVVSDAAYDALFARLDRLEDAFDLHDENSPTQRVGGEPLDELETVDHVAPLLSLQSSGEREEIREFDRRIREAVGDVDYSAEPKFDGFSVEVVYEDGAFERAVTRGDGQQGEDVSANVRTIGSVPLHLPASAPDSLAVRGEVYMPRTGFQELNERRVQRGDDPFANPRNAAAGTVRLLDPETVADRPLDAFFYDVIDTSADLGSQTEAFDLLRDLGFRVNDETTVVDDVDAVLDYRDRLMAERDDLEYEIDGIVAKVVDFDAREQLGSTARHPRWAFAYKFPARTGRTTVERIVVQVGRTGKLTPVVLLEPVDVQGVTISRATLHNAGQARELGVTEGASVEIERAGDVIPEVVEVVEGGEVGAFEMPDTCPVCDSEVVQEGEHHFCTNASCPAQLRRSLEHFCSRDAMDIEGLGAEAADQLVDAGLVESPADLYDLNRDELVALEGWGERSAGNLLDELDASTDVALATFVYALGIRHVGTERARALAGAFSLDALLDASVEDLQAVEDVGPEVAEAVVSFFDIESNVEMVERLLDAGVTPERRDRGEELEGLTLVFTGSVPGYTRAELTELLETHGANVTSSVSGETDYLVVGENPGARKQSQAAEEGVATLDPDAFEERILSQL
- a CDS encoding thioredoxin domain-containing protein; this translates as MTAPTPTDRNRLNEEASPYLEQHADNPVNWQPWDETALQAAREHDVPIFLSVGYAACHWCHVMESESFQDEEVATVLNEQFVPIKVDREERPDVDSVYQTICQLVSGGGGWPLSVFLTPEGKPFYVGTYFPREPQRGRPGFLQLLKDITKSWQTDREEIETRADEWTKAITDELESTPESVGEPPESDLLESATAAVVRSADRTHGGFGTGGGPKFPQPRRLDLLLRAATLDGDDTSATVAGETLDAMATGGLYDHVGGGFHRYATDQEWTVPHFEKMLYDNAEIPRVYFEAAQMMDADRYARVATETVAFLERELQHPEGGFYSTLDAQSETPPSRLNEGDDPEDEEGAFYVWTPEEVREAMGEEPIDGVDAETAADLFCDRYGVETGGNFEGGTTVLTVAMGYDELAEAHDLSVETVERTLMTARTRAFDARSSRPRPARDEKILAGWNGLAISAIATGARTLDPALVDTATDALSFVRDTLWDAEDERLFRRFKGGDVQVDGYLDDYAFLARGAFDCYQVTGEVSHLAFALDLARVIREEFWDAEAGTLYYTPASGEGLVTRPQELTDQSTPSSLGAAAELFDELALFAPDEGFDEIAEDLLATHADRIRSGPLEHASLVLAADAHTRGPVELTLAADEIPASWRETLADTPLPTGVVAPRPASDDDLTAWLDELGLDEAPPIWANRDAEDGQPTAYVCRDFTCSPPQTDLDAALDWFN
- a CDS encoding tRNA sulfurtransferase, producing MTVADTHPTTVLASFGELATKSREVRGKMTRRLRDNVAALLDARGVDATVEREWARIVVHPADPADTDRAARVTADAMGVVWARPVVHRPARLDAIRETLAALARDASPVDTYAVRATRAGEADEHDFSSRDVEREAGSAVGDATDATVDLDAPDRTYYAEVRDGDAYLAATSYEGPGGLPLGTQDPLVALVSGGHDSPVAAYEMMRRGAPIVPVYVDLGVYGGPDHEARAVATVGRLAAYAPNFDFRVHVVPGGPLAETLVESVNDTRMLSWRRALLRIAETVAEREGAVGIVTGEALGQKSSQTAANLAATDAAVDLPVHRPLIAWDKPDVLERARAIGTHEDSSVPVGCERLDPPFPETGATLEAVEAAEPDDFLDRAAAAVDDRRLVDPESL
- the cyaB gene encoding class IV adenylate cyclase, with the protein product MYEVELKVRASHDAVRDRLAALGADAVETVVQVDTYYDAPHRNFAATDEALRIRRETHDDESTTRVTYKGPLVEEASKTRREIETGVDDADRLDDIFEALGFSPAAVVEKERERYALDEFTVTLDTIDDLGEFVEIEREVPEDAVETVRNEAIDRLRDLNLDPDDQIRTSYLGLLLNSSE
- a CDS encoding methionine adenosyltransferase, with amino-acid sequence MSDRNIRIESVDRRAVEDQEVEIVERKGIGHPDSLCDGIAENVSRALSKLYLDRVDKVLHYNTDETQLAAGSATPAFGGGEVVEPIHVLIVGRATRHYVDEDGTEHTLPVDSVALSAARDYLAETVPELDFGTDVVVDVRLGEGSGDLQTVFGEEGAAVPMANDTSFGVGHAPLTETEQIVLEAEEHLNGPYAEDHPELGPDVKIMGKREGDHIDLTVAAAMVDRYLDDADDYHDAVASVREAVTDLAEASTDRTVGVEVNTADNPDKGKDGLYLTTTGTSAEQGDDGSVGRGNRANGLITPNRPMSMEATSGKNPVNHIGKIYNLLSTRIAEAVVEEVDGIRDFRVRLLSQIGRPIDRPHVADGFVVTDDSVTLADIEADVEAIVDRELAAVTDVTRDVIEGDIRTF
- a CDS encoding DUF5804 family protein encodes the protein MTQVCLVGDDAVDLRYELLSRETARAALATYDLHEPFANSVAVDTVSLGAAVSLLNDLNWYLVRFADYALVREPSVSTEEWLSRDLAERIRDGDCDPEATDAYLRIHGIDGDDLVEPMYATRVEGTIPEYDLRDVDDTLVVRVTEAEFGGA
- a CDS encoding ATP-binding protein, with the translated sequence MDVPAWERRLAGHAPSLIAVLGGLVAVVAVAQFLRDIETLGVGVFPVVALGLCLSLSAGLFGLGRWLANSDLPVADTWTVARWCLGGMAGFGALAALTIGIRLAEGQVVDGAALTLVVMASGGGIGGGVAGIYYARATLAAREADHRRDALVFLNSHLRHNVLNAAQVIQGYTDLLADRTDESRYLDPIERRSAAIASLIDDMKELADLFSGEHTPTALDISTVILREVEHARETHESATFDVDIPPELYVQATGAVSAVFANLIQNAVEHNDAESPSVTIRADRHPRTVSVHIVDDGPGMRDEVKATLFDSAIESGEGRGIALVKTVMNHYGGDVRARDNDPRGTEVVVEFRRPPSR
- a CDS encoding PLP-dependent cysteine synthase family protein, which produces MYDSVLDAIGSPLVQIESPAGATVAAKIESKNPGGSAKDRPALAMVEAAEEAGELEPGDTIVEPTSGNTGIGLAVVGAAKGYDVRIVMPASKSPERRQIMKAYGAELELVDGEMNEAKARADEFEAEGMVQMHQFENPANPQAHYETTGAEIIEQTDRPVDALVCGVGTGGTISGTGRRLTEEYPDLSVVGVQPESNQFLTGNPGENDFQGMGPEFIADNVDMDLLDDVENVTLADAEAECRRLAREEGILVGQSSGASSLGAKRVAERLTETLDDPLVVTVFWDSGERYMSTGLFDDE
- a CDS encoding thioredoxin family protein, with the protein product MSLETMEPTGEWSGSDDVLDALGREGLTYLVWGGDWCGDCQDQLPTFAAALDAAGVPDDRIEEFALDEDKQGEGVEAYGIEFIPTVVVERDGEEIARFVEEEPEGIAAHLADKIAAESTA